TAAGATTTGAGTTCCATGATGCCAAAAGTAGAAAAAGAAAAAATCGAAAAACTGCCGGGAGTTATCAGTGTTATTAATTAATTATCCGAATCCTATAATCCAGAGTTAGAGAGTTTTGAATCTTTCACGGCTGTCCAGCCGGAATGGAAAAACCTGATTAGGGTTATACTTCGACTAAATAGGTAAAAGTCCTTGCAACAAGAAGAGTCTTTGCATATAATAACTGTTAACCATAGCTTAGCCTTATAAAACCTTATATTCTTGCGTTGAAGGAGATAAGTACGCAGTGCTTCTTGCCAGGGAGGGAATACCGGAGATTGGGAGTGTTCCTGAAGAATCAGGCTGCGGAAATTCACTCTTGAGCAGTTTTTTTTGAACGGCAGTTGATTATTAGCCAAGTAGGGAAAACCGGCAGCGGACCGTTATTTCGTTAAAGTGAAGCACAGAGCGCGGCTGATGCATGCCGGTTCTTTTGCTTAACAAGGGTGGTACCACGGCTTTTTCGTCCCTTAGACGAAAAGGCTTTTTTTGTTTTTGAAAAGAACGGAACATAAGTGATTACAGGCAAGGCAGATTAAAAGGAGGGAAAACCATGAGAGAACGGTTAGAGGCGTTAAAGCAGGAAGCGTTGAAGAAACTGAACATGAAAGAAGCGGATTTACAAGAACTGAAGATCAAATACCTGGGGAAAAAAGGTCCGTTAACGGAAATTTTGAGAGGAATGGGAGCTTTGTCTCCAGAAGAGCGTCCCGTAATCGGAGATCTGGCCAATAAAGTACGGGCAGCTATAGAAAGTAAAATCTCAGAGAGACTTGCCGCAAAAGAGCAGATGGAAACGGAAGCCCGTCTGCGCCAGGAGACGATTGATGTCACATTGCCCGGAACCCCGTCCGCCCAAGGTGCAATTCATCCGCTGAATAAAGTTATTCAGGAGATTGAGGATATTTTCCTGGGCATGGGGTTCACTGTAATGGAAGGACCTGAGGTAGAGCAGGATTATTATAATTTCGAAGCATTGAATTTGCCTAAAAATCATCCGGCAAGGGATATGCAGGATTCATTTTATATCAACGAAGAAATATTGATGAGAACCCATACGTCACCGGTTCAGGTTCGGGCGATGGAGAAAAGAAAAGGAGAAGTGCCCGTCAAAATTATTTCTCCGGGCAAAGTGTATCGCCGGGATGATGATGATGCAACCCATTCTCATCAATTTACCCAAATTGAGGGATTGGTCATTGATAGAGGA
This Paenibacillus larvae subsp. larvae DNA region includes the following protein-coding sequences:
- the pheS gene encoding phenylalanine--tRNA ligase subunit alpha translates to MRERLEALKQEALKKLNMKEADLQELKIKYLGKKGPLTEILRGMGALSPEERPVIGDLANKVRAAIESKISERLAAKEQMETEARLRQETIDVTLPGTPSAQGAIHPLNKVIQEIEDIFLGMGFTVMEGPEVEQDYYNFEALNLPKNHPARDMQDSFYINEEILMRTHTSPVQVRAMEKRKGEVPVKIISPGKVYRRDDDDATHSHQFTQIEGLVIDRGIRMSDLKGTLLQFVRKLFGPDTEIRLRPSFFPFTEPSAEVDVSCMMCGGSGCRTCKQTGWIEILGSGMVHPRVLEMAGYDPQIYSGFAFGMGPERIAMLKYGVEDIRHFYTNDLRFLKQFMKL